The Arachidicoccus terrestris genome includes the window ATCCGTAACCCTCTTGGCTAACTATATAGATGGGGAAAAGAATTATTCCAATATGCTGAAATTAATTCAGATAGCAAAAGACGCAGGGGAAGATTCACTGGCAGGAGAGATAGCAAAAGACTATAAGCAAAATTATATGAATCGCTTATCAGAAAAACAATTATTGACAAAAGCCAATATTGATTTCTTGATTAATAATGTGAAACTTCTTTCTTCTCATGATTTAGTATTTAAGATAGCGAATGAAACTCCGGAAAAGCTAAATAAAATATATCCCAGATTAGCTGAAAGATTAAAAAATTATATAATCAGTAAAGAAGAAATATATGGTCAAATACTTACCGAAGATAATAAACCTAAAGTCAAAAATCCTGACTGGAATAAAATGGCGAAAATAATTGATAGAAAATATGGCAAAGGAACGGCCGAAAGCCTCATTCTAAATGGCAAAATTATTTTTTATCAATGGGCTAAAGATTGGAACAAATTAATTAGCAGTTATGTAACCAAACAAGAGAGATATGGACTTGATACTTCCGGTTTTGGGAAAGTGGGTATTAATAATTTTGTATTTGAATATATATTCAAATATCTTTAGTTTGGCTAATTTCTGGCATAAAAGAAGGAGGAAAATGAGGGATTTGCCATTTTTTCGCACTTCGATAATTTTTTTTCAATGTTCACGAAGTCGGAAAAATTAATATTTACACTTTGCGCCCAATTTTCAACTCTACATCTATTTATAATATCACCAGTAGTAACCCTTTGCTTTTTAATATTTACGTACCATTTAGGCCCAGGGAGTTGTTTTTTTGATTTGGACTGCTGCTGTTTGTGCGATGCCAGTATCATCATAGCATAACATGCGGATACAAATGCCGGAACTTTTGCTACCGCAGTTTTTTCCCGGATTTGTGCCTGACCACATCCCATTAATGTTTTCTGATCTCTAAAGCCGACTTCTATCTCCCATCTTCTAATATAAGCCTGGACCTGCAGGAAAATATCTATCTCTTGATTGGTTGATATTAAATAGGCGGGAGCACGATACAGTAATTTTGATTTTTTGGTGAGCCTATAGGAAACTGGCCTGATAATGATCAGCATTAAGTCTCTCTTACCTGATTTTCGCCAGCGTATATCTTTTACAACTTTCACATTGAATGTACGCATCTTTCCTGCAGCCCATGCTTCAACCTGCTGATAAGGATAGTCATCGCTTTGTCGGATTTGTTCTGGTGTGGGGAGCTCTTCTCCATAATATCGTTTACGTCCCTTTCCTGATTGTTGCTCTTCTGGTAGAGCATAAATTTTTGAATCCTTCCTTATGCGGCCAATGAGTTCTACATTTTCTGGAAGTTGCCTTAAAACAGTTCCATTCGTGTAACTGCCGTCCACGCTCAGGATAAGTTTTTTATTTTTATAGCCATCGTCATCTAAGCACTTTCTCAAGGCTATGACACGCTGGACGCCTACTTCGCTCATTTTTTCTTTCTTCTGTCTTTCCCGGTATAGTGCTACTTCCTGGTCGGTCGCATTTTTTGACGGCTTCTTGGTGGGAGGACAATGTTTGAAGTCTACCGGGATGGCCCTTGATGGACCGCAGAGGTCTTTTTCAATGAGCGATAAAGAGAGTTGAACAAATCGTTGGCCCCAAATGAAATTATTACAAAACGGGGGGCCAAGTGGATCCCTTAGCCATCCGGTCCCTGATATTTTCTTCCCTCTCTTCCTTAACAGGGTATCGTCCATGTGTGCATAAATAAAATCGCCTTTCTTTCTATTTTGATACACGACCTCCTTTCTAACTTCAGAAAAAATTGCATTCATATCCATTCTTTCACCCTTAAATATTCGATAGGCCGCACTCCAGTCCTTAAACTGATTCCCACTTGCTGTTAACATCCCTGTTATCGTACAACGTCCAATACATGAAATAACTCCGTGAGACAAATCGCGAGCTCTCTGAAAAGTTCTGGATTGCTTGAAAGCTGTTATACATCTATCGAATAATTCATTAAAGCAAGCAACTACTCCTTCTTTTTGGGGAGTTTTTTTTTAAGATCTTTTACGGATTCATCACTACGCTGAAGTACTAGGCGCTGGTGATCATCTATCACCCACTCAACAATCTCTCCTTGCTTAAATTCTATTGCCTGAGCCACGGCAGCTGGAAAATTTACATACCATTGCTCACTCTTTGCTCTTTTTATTATCTGAATTTTAGTTGGATATCCCATATCTAGTCGTTTAACTAGATATAAAGATCACAAAAAATAGCAATATAACCAACTAAATTGCTATTTTTTTTTGCCTTATCTAGAAAAAGGCCAAACTAGAGGTATTTGAATATATATTCAAATATAGTAATGACCCTAATGTTTTAACGACGGCAATAAACTGGATGGAGATCCTTTTGAAAACTGATCCAAACAGATATTCATGGATAGATACCTATGCAAATATTTTATATAAACAGGGTAAAAGGAATTTGAGTATAGAGCAGGAAAGGAGGGCTCTGGAAGGGGCCCGTAAAGCAAAGGATCAAAGAAGCATAGATTTGTATATCGAAAATATTGATAAAATGAGCAAAGGATTACCAACTTGGAACAACAAATAACTATAATATTAAATTTAAATTAATGAGAAGGTTAATAATTATTTATTTATTTCTTTTTATTACAATAATACAATTTTCTATTGCAAATGCACAAACAAAAAAAGCGATTGACTTTGAAGGCATTGATAACTGGACCTATGTGGGAAATTCCAAAATTAGCTCAGATGGGAATTATGCTTCTTACATAATAGAAAATAGACCTACAGGATATCAGACGTTGATAATTTGTTCAACAATCAAAAACTGGAGAAGAGAAATTGTCTGCAACGGATCTCATTTTGGCGGCGCTTGTTATTTTACCAATGATAGCAAGTATTGTATTTGCTCGCCCAGAGATAGTATTGCTATTATTAAATTAGGAACATCACAAATTAACTATATTCCTGATGTCGATAATTTTAAATTACTTGAGGGGAGTTTACCCTATTTTGTATATCAAGACAAGAACAATCCCAAGAAGATAATTATATACGACCTTCTTAACAATAGAGAAGATAGTAATATTTTTTGTGATACTTATTTATTAAGCCCTGATGGTATCCATGTGCTGTACCATATCAATGGCAAATCAGATAGCACCCAACTTTCTGAAGTTATCTTGTACAATATATCAGACCAATCCAAAAAAGTTATTTGGAAGGGTTCTGAAGCATCCAATTTTAAATTTGATTATTCAGGTCATAAAGTAGCTTTTATGGGAAAGGCAGTTAATAACATCCAAAACGAAATATTTTTCTATAAAACAGGAGATATGACTGCGAAGAAAATCGAAAGCCCAAAGGACTTCAACAGTAATTTTGATTTTACCGATTTAATCGGTTTTTCTAATAACGATTCTTTGCTTTATTTTAAAGTTCAAAAAAGAAAAATCAATCTCCAAACTTTAACTGAAAAACCAAAGTTACATATATGGGGATTTAACGATCCTACACTTAATCCAGCTCAACCTTCTACTCAAGAAAATATTGAATTTCTTTTCGTTGCTCGTCTTCGGGATCATAAACTTTATAACTTATGCAGATATAAATTCCGTGGAATGAGTTTACAAATAGCCAAAAACCGAGATGATGCAAAGATTGATAACACTAAGTTTCTCTATTTTAGCAATGCTGGAGGCGATATAAATGAATCATATTGGAACAAAGCCTCTTTAGACACCATTTCAATAATTTCAAGCATGAATGGACGACGAACTATTGTCGATGTTAATGTAACACCTCAAATGGCAAGAAGTTATAAGTTGAGTCCCAATGGAAAATGGATTCTTTATTATAATAGTAAAGAAAATGCATATTTTAGTTACAATGTAAGTAGCGGTCAACGAAATAATCTTACAAGCAAAATAAAAGAAACATGGTATTATTCAGAATATAAAGTGCAGTCCAACCAAGAGCCATTACTTAAAGGTGTTGTTGGCTGGGTAGATAGTACTAATGATGTAATCTTGCAAGGGCAATATGATATTTGGAGAATTAGCTTAGATGGGGAAAAGGAGCCTTTATGTGTTACTAAAGGATATGGTAGGAGTCATCATATTGAATTTATGCTACCTAAATCAATTGGTAGAGGCAAAGTAATTTTTAATAAAAATCAAATTATATACTTAAGCGCATTTAACCCACTTAACAAACGAAATGGTTTCTTTTCGACGAATATTAATGGAAAGCATAGTCCCACACTGCTATCCATGGGTGATTATGCTTATTATGTTCCTTGGACGAGTCATTCATGGGGGCAAATAGAGCCGGTTAAGGCAGCAAAGGTAAATTCGTGGATTGTCGGAAGACAAGCTACAAATGAATCATTAAACTATTATTTTACTAAAGATTTCAGGCATTTTAAGCCTATTAGTAACAATCATCCGGAAAGAAATTATAATTGGATGCATGCGGAGTTGATTAAGTGGAAAATGCCGGATGGGAATATTTCTCAGGGCATACTATACAAGCCTGAAGATTTTGACTCTACGAAGAAATATCCTTTGATTTTCCAATACTATGAAGAGTTATCTAACAATCTTAATGTTTATTTAAGGCCTGAAAGAGTTGTTGCAGACATAAATATTCCTTATTATGTCAGCAATGGTTATCTGGTATTCACTCCTGATATAGAGCGTACTAAAAATGGGGCAGGTGTAGATGCTTTAAATGCTATGACATCTGCTGCCAAATATTTAGTATCAGAATATTCTTTTATAGATGTAAAATCATTGGGACTAAGCGGACATAGTATGGGTGGATATAAAACTAATTTTATTGTAACACATAGCGATTTATTCGCAGCGGCTAATATAAATGCGGGACCTTCGAATATCTCATCATTTGCCTTTAGCCTATGGTCAGGTGGAGGTGGTGCCCCTCTTTCTATAGTTGAGAGAGGGCAATTTTATATAGGGTATCCTATTGGAGAACGGCCTGATTTGTATGTAACTAATAGCCCAATATTTTATGTTAGTAATGTCAAAACGCCGCTTTTAATGCTATACAATAAAAAAGATGATATTGACAATTGGAGGCAAGGAGTGGCTTTATTTAAGGCCCTCCGTAGGGAGGGAAAAAGGGGTTGGATGCTACAGTATGATGGCAGTGGACACATGTTGGACTCAAGAGATACAGCAGCTACCACTGATTGGACTATCCGGCAAAAACAATTTTTTGACCATTACCTTATGGGTAAACCAGCTCCCGTATGGATGACAAAAGGAATACCCGCATGGGAAAAAGGGATTGGAAATGGATATAAATTGGACACTAAAATAGTGACCCCTAAAGAATGGTTGCTGACTACAAAGGAAATAGAAATTCACACCTCTATACAGCATAGAAAACCTTTGACGGCAACTTTTCCATAGAATGCCACAACCCACCGGTCTTCACAAAATTCTATCTTTAACAAGAAAGATGATCGAACTTATTGCATCGAGCAATTGATAAATCCTTTATAATCTATATTAGTGCATTCCTCAATTAAGAATGTAAAATACCAAAAATGAATATTAGACTACAGTTACTAGGGCTCTTTCTTATTAGTAGTTTTAACGTTATACATGTTAATGCCCAGAACACTTGGGACCTTCAATCCGTCCCTATACAAACCCGCTGGGCACATGAGGTCTCCCCTATCAATACATGGAGAGCATATCCCCGTCCGCAAATGGAGAGGGATAACTGGCAGAATCTAAACGGCCTATGGGACTACTTAACTACCGATAGCACTGTAAAATCATTACCCGAGCAATACGGTGGGCAGCTCCTTGTACCCTACCCTATCGAATCGGCCTTGTCCGGCGTCAAAAAAAGCCTGCAACCTAATCAGTATTTATGGTACCGAAGGGCTTTCGTAATGGAAAACAAGGATCCAAAGGAAAAAACACTCTTGCATTTCGGCGCCGTAGACTTCGAAGCTACGGTTTATATCAATGGGAAAGAGGTCGGACGGCATTCGGGCGGCTATACCTCCTTCAGCTTTGATATTACCAGTCTGATTAAGCAGGGGAATAATGAAATCGTGGTTCGAGTGTGGGACCCCACGGATCAGGGTTACGGACCACACGGCAAACAGGTGCTCCACCCACAGAATATTTATTATACCCCCAGCAGCGGCATCTGGCAAACCGTCTGGCTGGAAACCGTACCCGAAGCGTATATTAAAGCACTAAAGATCACACCGGATATTGACAAGTCGGCCGTACGCGTCACCGTGCAGTCCGATGCAAATAAAAAGATTGAAATTACAACAGCCGGCAAAACGGTTAAAGGAAGATCAAATACCGATATTACCATTCCCATCTCTAATCCTCATCTATGGTCGCCTGAAGACCCCTATCTGTATGATCTCAGCATAAAAATGGGTAAAGATCAGGTCAAGAGCTACTTCGCGATGCGTAAAGTCAGTGTACAAAAAGACGAGAAAGGTATAGACAGAATCTTCCTGAACAATCAGCCGTATTATAATTTAGGCGTATTGGATCAGGGCTTCTGGCCAGATGGTCTTTACACCGCCCCTACAGACGAAGCCTTGGCCTTTGACATTAAAGCCATCAAAGCGATGGGCTTTAATACCCTCCGCAAGCATATCAAAATAGAACCTGCCCGTTGGTATTACTATGCTGATAAGATCGGTATGCTCGTATGGCAGGATATGGTCAATCCTAACCAGGGACTGCCGGAAGGCGCCAAGGCGGCCTTTGAAAAGCAGTGTAAAGAAACCATCGAAGAGCTGTACAACCATCCCTGCATTACCACCTGGGTGCTCTTTAATGAAAAATGGGGCCGATATGAACAGAAGCGCCTTACCGACCGGATCAAGCAAATGGATCCGACCCGACTGGTGAACGGACATAGCGGCGAGCTGCTGTATGTTAATGACGTGCTCCGCAGCCCGAGCCCGAATGCTTATGTAGATGCGGACATGACGGACGTGCACAGCTATCCTTATCCTAGAATGCCCATTAAGCAGGCCGGTAAGGCGCAGGTACTGGGTGAGTTCGGCGGTATAGGCGTTTTCATCCCCGGCCACCAATGGAACGCCTCAAAGGCCTGGGGCTATATACAGGAAAAACCCGCCGATCTCAAAGCCAAATATGAAATCATGAACCAGCATCTGCAACTGCTCAAAGCGGAGGGACTCAGCGGCAGCATCTACACGCAGCCCTATGATGTGGAAGGAGAACAGAACGGCCTTATGACCTATGACCGGAAAGTCGTCAAAATACCGCTGGAAACGCTCAGAAAAATACATGAGCCGCTGAATCCCGGTATCCGGACAGAACAGATCCCTGAAATTAATATACAAAACGCGGACACGACCAATCCTTTGACGATTTACAGTGACATGTTGGGGCAATACATTGAGGGTAGCCGCGATACGGAGTTCCTAAGGAAAATGGCTCTATATGCCACCCAGGCCGGCGATAAAGCCGGGGCACGGATGGCGGCAAACGACCTTATCGAAAACATCCGTCCGCCCTTCAGCGCGGAAGATATACAAACCATCAGCCGCTTTACCACTTCCACCAAAGACCCCGGCTTCGGGATCATGCAGCGGCATGCCGCGGCTTTCAAGATCGAACTGGGCGACCGGCCATACACCGTTAAAATGATGAACGCCATCTATCATGGGGAAATGGAACCGGTAATCAACAGCAGTGAAAATCCGGACTGGATGGCGATACGAAAGAAGATCTCGTCCTACGGCCCCCCGGGAGAAGAGATTTTTCTTCGGGCGGAGACGATCTATTTTCTGAACAAGAAAGACTGGGATCATTACAGGCCCGTAGCGAAAGAATATCTGGATAAATATGGTCAATATATTGATTCTAAAGAAAGACTCAGTCTTGAAGAACATTTGGATAAGCAATAGATTCTATAAGACTATAACAATTAAAAATTAGTGAATAACAGTGGATGAATGTCTCATGTACTTTGAATAGATGGTACAACGGGGTTTCTTTTCCAGGATGACCCCTTATTAAAAAGACTTGAAGCGCTTCAGGGCATCTGGGTACCGGCAGCCCAAGATGCCCTGAAGCCTTAACAAAATACACGATAACCTATAAAAGCATGACTATGGGCATGGAACTGGAAATTACGGAGAGTGGCTTCGGGCAGGTGGAAATCTTTAATGAGCTGACACCCGATATGCAGCGCTTCCATCTGGAGGGGACAACGCCCATGGTGCTGAAAGGTCAGGGTTTCAAAGCGCTGATGCAAGAATTCCGGGGTGAGCGGTTCAGCGCCTGGTATAGTCGCTATTGGATCAAGAGCCCGACGGTACTTAACGCTCGCGGAAATATCCCGTTTCTGGAGCTGCGTATCGGCTGGCGTAATATCATCAGAGGCAGCATGGAATCGATCGATGAGCCGGAGCTAAAGATGCATTATTTTACCATCAGCTTCGATACCCATGTCAATACCACCGCCATATTCGAAGCCGCGGCTCAGTACGAGACCTTTGACATTCATATCGATGTCAGGATGCTCTATGAATTCGGGGTGGACTATAAGGTGCTGCAGGAATTTATCGACAAGGTGCTGACTGGCAGGGCGGGTAATATCGGCGACACCACCTACAGCTGTCCCAAGATCATGATCGACGCGGTTTTCGCGATACTCACGAGTCCCTACAGCGGCAAGGAAAAGAAACTCTTTATGGAATGTAAAATCAAGGAAATACTGATCTCGGCCCTGGTTTCGATCGGGACTCCGGAAAAGATACTACCTTCGGTGCTGAACAGCAAGGATAAGGAGAAACTGGATGAGGCCAGGCAGTTTATCGCCCTCTCCGTTCCCTCCTACCCCGGCAATAAAAAAATCTGCCGGCGGACGGGGCTGAATGAGACGAAGCTGAGTGTTGGATTCAAGCATTTCTTTGGGCAGTCGCCCTATGATTATTTCCTGCATCAGAAGATGCTGATGGCAAAAGAGATGCTGCTCTCGACGGACGACACCATGGAAGTGATTTCGGCGAAGCTGGATTATAGGTGGGCGACGGCTTTCGCCCGTGAGTTCAAGAAGCATTTTGGGTATACGCCTTCGGATTTCGCAAGAAATCACGGCAGGCCGAGAAAGAGATAGAACGGATCTGCGCATTTATGAATTTAGGACGCAGGTCATTGAGACATTCTTTAGGAAAGTTCTTTGATAATATTGGATAACAGGTAGGCATTATTAATGAAATGCCGGAAGGATGAATGGTTACTCATACTGGACATTTAAAATGTCAAAAGGTGAATCCAGCTGAGGATAGAGCTTTTTTACGAGCTGGATCATCCCCTGACTGTGATAGCCCCGGACAATAGAGAGTGATTTACCTATGATCGCCATGATCTCGGTAAAGGTCTTATGCTCGTGGTAGCATAACCTAAGAATCCGTTGGCTGGGCTCAGTAACGGTTCGTAAGGCAGTTTCCAGTTTCTGGGAGCCATGGTCTTTTAATAGTTTTTCCCAGAAGGCGGTTCTGGCCTTTGGGGAATTGATAGCCTTCATAAGGAAGATTTTTATTGAGCAATTTAGAAGTTAAGTGATTGACTTCCCATGTTTTAAATGTTTATAGATGACTGTAAGTGTCTATAAGCGATTATAAGTATTTATTGTTATTACGTGTATAAAAGCGTTTGATTAGATATATGAAACCTGTTTCCGAGATTGACCGCTATGTCATTCAAAAGGTAAGGGAGCGGAGAAAAGCCTTGAAGCTAACTCAAGAAGATATTGGTGCTGCTCTTGGCGTTTCTTCCAGTTTTATCGCCCAGATCGAAAGTGATAATACTGACGCTCGCTATAACTTAAAACATTTGAATGAACTGGCGCTGGTGCTCAAATGCACCTTGTATGATTTACTTCCGGAGAAGCCCTTCAGATAAGGGTTTCCATCGCTCTCCCACTTTGATCGGTTCCGATACAAAGATATAAATTAAAAATCAGATACTAATCTATAGATAAGTATTTTTTATTCAAAAAAAGAAAAAAACGGTTTAGGGTTAGCGGTTTTGAAAAGAATGCAGATGGAATTTCTTTAAATGCCGCCTTCTCATCTCTTAGTTATTTATATCCCGTCCTGTAAGTATTATCAAGCTTGTTATGAATTATCGTCGCCACAACCAAAACTTCCGTCATTTGTGTAAGCTGCGTATCCTCAAATATTTTTGGATTATGTGCTTTGGGGTTCCTATACATTGAGAAAAAACCCTTACAGAAATTACCGAACCCTTTATGCTCGCTTTCTTCGCTCGGTGTCTGCAAAGTGTTAAAGGCCAACATTGGCTTTTTCTCTTTCCCTAATGCGAAACAATCATCCACTAAATCCGCGCCGTCAGAGTTGTAGCCGCTTTTCTGCCTAAGCTTTTCTGCTACACTTTTAGTAATTTCAAGAATGGCGTGGAAATAATTATCTTTCAGCCA containing:
- a CDS encoding thioredoxin family protein, with protein sequence MKRIGLLISFTAFVLSALGQGIKFENNLSWEQVKEKAKKEHKYIFMDCFATWCGPCKMMDKNVYAKREVGYKINDQFISVKVQMDRTKYDAISVKSWYSTAGKMMKDYHITAFPTFLFFSPNGRLVHRGIGYQAPQQFIRLAVNATISSAQSVTLLANYIDGEKNYSNMLKLIQIAKDAGEDSLAGEIAKDYKQNYMNRLSEKQLLTKANIDFLINNVKLLSSHDLVFKIANETPEKLNKIYPRLAERLKNYIISKEEIYGQILTEDNKPKVKNPDWNKMAKIIDRKYGKGTAESLILNGKIIFYQWAKDWNKLISSYVTKQERYGLDTSGFGKVGINNFVFEYIFKYL
- a CDS encoding IS701 family transposase produces the protein MTAFKQSRTFQRARDLSHGVISCIGRCTITGMLTASGNQFKDWSAAYRIFKGERMDMNAIFSEVRKEVVYQNRKKGDFIYAHMDDTLLRKRGKKISGTGWLRDPLGPPFCNNFIWGQRFVQLSLSLIEKDLCGPSRAIPVDFKHCPPTKKPSKNATDQEVALYRERQKKEKMSEVGVQRVIALRKCLDDDGYKNKKLILSVDGSYTNGTVLRQLPENVELIGRIRKDSKIYALPEEQQSGKGRKRYYGEELPTPEQIRQSDDYPYQQVEAWAAGKMRTFNVKVVKDIRWRKSGKRDLMLIIIRPVSYRLTKKSKLLYRAPAYLISTNQEIDIFLQVQAYIRRWEIEVGFRDQKTLMGCGQAQIREKTAVAKVPAFVSACYAMMILASHKQQQSKSKKQLPGPKWYVNIKKQRVTTGDIINRCRVENWAQSVNINFSDFVNIEKKLSKCEKMANPSFSSFFYARN
- a CDS encoding alpha/beta hydrolase family protein, with translation MRRLIIIYLFLFITIIQFSIANAQTKKAIDFEGIDNWTYVGNSKISSDGNYASYIIENRPTGYQTLIICSTIKNWRREIVCNGSHFGGACYFTNDSKYCICSPRDSIAIIKLGTSQINYIPDVDNFKLLEGSLPYFVYQDKNNPKKIIIYDLLNNREDSNIFCDTYLLSPDGIHVLYHINGKSDSTQLSEVILYNISDQSKKVIWKGSEASNFKFDYSGHKVAFMGKAVNNIQNEIFFYKTGDMTAKKIESPKDFNSNFDFTDLIGFSNNDSLLYFKVQKRKINLQTLTEKPKLHIWGFNDPTLNPAQPSTQENIEFLFVARLRDHKLYNLCRYKFRGMSLQIAKNRDDAKIDNTKFLYFSNAGGDINESYWNKASLDTISIISSMNGRRTIVDVNVTPQMARSYKLSPNGKWILYYNSKENAYFSYNVSSGQRNNLTSKIKETWYYSEYKVQSNQEPLLKGVVGWVDSTNDVILQGQYDIWRISLDGEKEPLCVTKGYGRSHHIEFMLPKSIGRGKVIFNKNQIIYLSAFNPLNKRNGFFSTNINGKHSPTLLSMGDYAYYVPWTSHSWGQIEPVKAAKVNSWIVGRQATNESLNYYFTKDFRHFKPISNNHPERNYNWMHAELIKWKMPDGNISQGILYKPEDFDSTKKYPLIFQYYEELSNNLNVYLRPERVVADINIPYYVSNGYLVFTPDIERTKNGAGVDALNAMTSAAKYLVSEYSFIDVKSLGLSGHSMGGYKTNFIVTHSDLFAAANINAGPSNISSFAFSLWSGGGGAPLSIVERGQFYIGYPIGERPDLYVTNSPIFYVSNVKTPLLMLYNKKDDIDNWRQGVALFKALRREGKRGWMLQYDGSGHMLDSRDTAATTDWTIRQKQFFDHYLMGKPAPVWMTKGIPAWEKGIGNGYKLDTKIVTPKEWLLTTKEIEIHTSIQHRKPLTATFP
- a CDS encoding glycoside hydrolase family 2 protein; its protein translation is MNIRLQLLGLFLISSFNVIHVNAQNTWDLQSVPIQTRWAHEVSPINTWRAYPRPQMERDNWQNLNGLWDYLTTDSTVKSLPEQYGGQLLVPYPIESALSGVKKSLQPNQYLWYRRAFVMENKDPKEKTLLHFGAVDFEATVYINGKEVGRHSGGYTSFSFDITSLIKQGNNEIVVRVWDPTDQGYGPHGKQVLHPQNIYYTPSSGIWQTVWLETVPEAYIKALKITPDIDKSAVRVTVQSDANKKIEITTAGKTVKGRSNTDITIPISNPHLWSPEDPYLYDLSIKMGKDQVKSYFAMRKVSVQKDEKGIDRIFLNNQPYYNLGVLDQGFWPDGLYTAPTDEALAFDIKAIKAMGFNTLRKHIKIEPARWYYYADKIGMLVWQDMVNPNQGLPEGAKAAFEKQCKETIEELYNHPCITTWVLFNEKWGRYEQKRLTDRIKQMDPTRLVNGHSGELLYVNDVLRSPSPNAYVDADMTDVHSYPYPRMPIKQAGKAQVLGEFGGIGVFIPGHQWNASKAWGYIQEKPADLKAKYEIMNQHLQLLKAEGLSGSIYTQPYDVEGEQNGLMTYDRKVVKIPLETLRKIHEPLNPGIRTEQIPEINIQNADTTNPLTIYSDMLGQYIEGSRDTEFLRKMALYATQAGDKAGARMAANDLIENIRPPFSAEDIQTISRFTTSTKDPGFGIMQRHAAAFKIELGDRPYTVKMMNAIYHGEMEPVINSSENPDWMAIRKKISSYGPPGEEIFLRAETIYFLNKKDWDHYRPVAKEYLDKYGQYIDSKERLSLEEHLDKQ
- a CDS encoding helix-turn-helix domain-containing protein — protein: MTMGMELEITESGFGQVEIFNELTPDMQRFHLEGTTPMVLKGQGFKALMQEFRGERFSAWYSRYWIKSPTVLNARGNIPFLELRIGWRNIIRGSMESIDEPELKMHYFTISFDTHVNTTAIFEAAAQYETFDIHIDVRMLYEFGVDYKVLQEFIDKVLTGRAGNIGDTTYSCPKIMIDAVFAILTSPYSGKEKKLFMECKIKEILISALVSIGTPEKILPSVLNSKDKEKLDEARQFIALSVPSYPGNKKICRRTGLNETKLSVGFKHFFGQSPYDYFLHQKMLMAKEMLLSTDDTMEVISAKLDYRWATAFAREFKKHFGYTPSDFARNHGRPRKR
- a CDS encoding helix-turn-helix domain-containing protein — protein: MKPVSEIDRYVIQKVRERRKALKLTQEDIGAALGVSSSFIAQIESDNTDARYNLKHLNELALVLKCTLYDLLPEKPFR